From the genome of Scytonema hofmannii PCC 7110, one region includes:
- the yqeK gene encoding bis(5'-nucleosyl)-tetraphosphatase (symmetrical) YqeK, protein MAANLAAQHNLDSQKAATTGLMHDLAKYYKPQKLLQMARAEGLDIDEVMAANPHLLYADVSAILARDTFGVNDEEVLQAIANHTLGRPGMSPLSCIVFL, encoded by the coding sequence ATGGCAGCCAACTTAGCAGCACAACATAATTTAGATAGCCAAAAAGCCGCAACGACTGGTTTGATGCACGATTTGGCAAAGTACTACAAGCCCCAAAAACTTTTGCAGATGGCACGGGCAGAGGGATTGGATATAGATGAAGTGATGGCGGCAAATCCCCATTTGTTATATGCAGACGTAAGTGCTATCCTAGCAAGAGATACATTTGGTGTGAATGATGAAGAAGTATTGCAAGCTATAGCCAATCACACTTTGGGTAGACCGGGCATGAGTCCGCTTTCCTGTATCGTGTTTTTATGA
- a CDS encoding CGLD27 family protein: MIKSSVSNCPVPTEQQPLNEYEELKSSWLFRDCTLNWSEYITKIAIVWGLSSIVAGPIAATSFAPHKHTVQFILSSAAGASVGVILVLVRLYLGWSYIRDRLMSPIIFYEESGWYDGQTWTKPQEIATRDRLIVTYSIKPILQRLQISFAGLAVLFVAGTIVWHLV; encoded by the coding sequence ATGATAAAGTCTTCGGTCTCAAATTGCCCAGTACCTACAGAACAACAACCGCTCAATGAGTACGAAGAATTAAAATCGTCCTGGCTATTTCGTGACTGTACCTTAAATTGGAGCGAGTATATCACTAAAATCGCGATCGTTTGGGGTTTATCGTCAATAGTGGCAGGACCGATAGCGGCAACAAGTTTTGCTCCACACAAGCACACAGTACAATTTATTTTAAGTAGTGCCGCAGGTGCGAGTGTCGGAGTCATATTAGTACTGGTGCGGTTATATTTGGGTTGGTCTTATATCCGAGACCGCCTGATGAGTCCGATTATCTTTTACGAAGAATCGGGTTGGTACGACGGTCAAACCTGGACAAAACCACAGGAAATCGCCACACGCGATCGACTGATAGTGACCTACTCCATCAAACCCATTCTCCAGAGATTACAAATTTCTTTCGCTGGCTTGGCTGTGTTGTTCGTTGCTGGTACGATAGTTTGGCACTTAGTTTAA
- a CDS encoding type II toxin-antitoxin system RelE family toxin, protein MTNSELYRVRAGNYRIIYQIQDDVLLVTIVRVGHRRDVYKN, encoded by the coding sequence TTGACCAATTCTGAGCTTTATCGCGTGCGTGCAGGCAACTATCGCATCATTTATCAAATCCAAGACGATGTGCTGCTGGTAACGATTGTTCGCGTTGGACACCGTAGAGACGTTTACAAAAATTAA
- a CDS encoding 7-carboxy-7-deazaguanine synthase QueE produces MTAKTTVTPTARLIEIFSAIQGEGLNVGTRQIFIRFALCDLRCHFCDSAHTWNPPATCRIERTPGLRDFETYSNPVPLPMLLQWVEWQNLPFVHDTISLTGGEPLLHASFLLEFLPQVRFITGLPIYLETGGHRPKQLATILPYLDSVGMDFKLPSTSGESYWQEHTEFLQLCHTSNVEVFVKLIVSQTTNPLELERSAELVASVDPSIPVFLQPVTPIESSVMLTNKPILAPSPEQVLTWQALMKRLVKQVRVIPQTHKMLNQL; encoded by the coding sequence ATGACTGCTAAAACTACTGTTACACCTACCGCACGCCTGATAGAAATTTTTTCCGCTATACAAGGGGAAGGACTGAATGTAGGGACACGTCAGATTTTTATTCGCTTTGCCCTATGTGACTTGCGTTGTCACTTTTGTGATAGCGCTCATACCTGGAATCCCCCCGCCACTTGTAGGATAGAGCGAACCCCTGGATTACGTGACTTTGAAACTTACTCCAATCCCGTTCCACTACCTATGTTACTTCAGTGGGTTGAGTGGCAGAATTTGCCTTTCGTACATGATACTATTAGCCTAACAGGAGGCGAACCCCTTCTGCACGCATCATTCTTGCTAGAATTCTTGCCTCAAGTACGTTTTATTACAGGTTTGCCAATATACTTAGAAACTGGCGGACATCGTCCAAAACAACTAGCGACCATCTTACCCTATTTAGATTCGGTAGGAATGGATTTTAAGTTGCCCAGTACTAGTGGCGAAAGTTACTGGCAAGAACATACAGAATTTCTCCAACTTTGTCATACTTCAAACGTGGAAGTTTTTGTCAAGCTAATCGTTTCTCAAACAACCAATCCTTTAGAGTTAGAACGTTCGGCGGAATTAGTGGCCTCCGTCGATCCATCGATCCCAGTCTTTTTACAGCCCGTTACTCCAATAGAATCTTCAGTGATGTTGACAAATAAACCAATCCTTGCGCCTTCTCCGGAGCAAGTTTTAACTTGGCAAGCTTTGATGAAGCGGCTTGTTAAGCAAGTACGCGTGATACCTCAGACTCACAAAATGCTGAATCAGCTTTAG
- a CDS encoding type II toxin-antitoxin system HicB family antitoxin — MEFYTAVLRQNAGYWVALCLENGIVGQGNTQQDAIAKLKDAIDSFEAVYESDTNIYKASVSIEELHEFLMIEGKEQSSDFYELRKVYA; from the coding sequence ATGGAATTTTACACAGCGGTACTTAGACAAAATGCAGGTTATTGGGTAGCTTTATGCCTAGAAAATGGAATTGTGGGACAAGGCAATACTCAACAAGATGCGATCGCTAAGTTAAAAGATGCTATTGATTCTTTTGAAGCTGTTTATGAGAGCGATACCAATATTTACAAAGCTTCTGTATCTATAGAAGAACTTCATGAATTTTTAATGATAGAAGGCAAAGAGCAAAGTTCAGATTTTTATGAATTAAGAAAAGTTTATGCCTAA
- a CDS encoding DUF3598 family protein, producing the protein MANLKIDTTVDLQLQNWNNFCQYHAGENWHGIWTRYSPDGKAIQSFKSIRSFSLNDDGNEIIHQNYYTYADGKTESKNISSYIKPDTTLLFLGKSFSVLFLDNSYSWGNTEISANAPFGFEIGFRDEDKRASASVIYNQNGTINYITVIPENLVGFTEESSVLSGNELSRERWSGQGKSILPNLTTTEPVATTWTRLEDLNKDYLTLHFQDGISLSSPHQLESGNEFCLVVDWLVHPTLLYRGTRHFDTAGFSCFTLEVFTQDK; encoded by the coding sequence ATGGCAAATTTAAAGATAGATACAACAGTAGACCTTCAACTCCAAAATTGGAATAATTTTTGCCAGTATCACGCTGGAGAAAATTGGCATGGCATTTGGACGAGGTACTCTCCAGATGGAAAAGCTATTCAATCTTTTAAAAGCATTAGAAGTTTTTCTTTGAATGATGACGGTAATGAAATCATCCATCAAAATTACTATACATATGCTGATGGTAAGACTGAGAGTAAAAATATTAGTTCATACATTAAACCTGACACAACATTATTATTTTTGGGCAAGTCATTTTCAGTATTGTTTTTAGATAATAGCTACTCCTGGGGAAATACAGAAATAAGTGCTAATGCTCCTTTTGGATTTGAAATTGGTTTTAGAGATGAAGATAAACGAGCAAGCGCATCAGTTATATATAATCAGAATGGTACAATCAACTACATTACAGTAATTCCTGAAAATTTAGTAGGTTTTACTGAAGAATCATCTGTGCTTTCAGGCAATGAATTAAGTCGCGAACGCTGGTCTGGACAGGGCAAATCAATACTACCTAATTTAACAACGACAGAACCTGTAGCAACAACATGGACTAGGCTAGAAGATCTGAATAAAGATTACCTAACACTGCACTTTCAAGATGGAATTTCTCTTAGTTCTCCTCATCAACTTGAAAGTGGAAATGAATTTTGCTTAGTTGTCGATTGGTTAGTACATCCAACTTTGTTATATCGTGGTACTCGTCATTTTGACACTGCTGGCTTCAGTTGCTTTACATTAGAAGTTTTTACCCAAGATAAATAA
- a CDS encoding type II toxin-antitoxin system HicA family toxin, with protein MPKNIPSLKPRELIKILEEGGCLFLRQGKGDHCLFTRDIGGKRRVVPVDMGAKEMSPAYVLRIFRQFGFTDEEIENFLK; from the coding sequence ATGCCTAAAAATATTCCATCATTAAAACCACGAGAATTAATCAAAATTTTAGAAGAAGGAGGTTGTCTATTTTTAAGACAAGGTAAAGGTGACCATTGTCTGTTTACTCGTGATATTGGAGGTAAAAGGAGAGTTGTTCCAGTAGATATGGGAGCAAAAGAGATGTCTCCTGCCTATGTTTTAAGAATTTTTAGGCAGTTTGGTTTTACAGATGAAGAAATTGAAAACTTTTTAAAGTAA
- a CDS encoding anti-sigma factor antagonist (This anti-anti-sigma factor, or anti-sigma factor antagonist, belongs to a family that includes characterized members SpoIIAA, RsbV, RsfA, and RsfB.): protein MAMKVQGFMTSQPKEVNFPLMFSNDTTIVQVPTRLSVLEAVAFKQTCQEIAERTPNPVEIIIDFHQTIFMDSSGLGALVSNFKIAQEKNIKFTLRNVTPQVTAVLNLTGLDKVFNLESPGETPSINRQFEEQLPATHPSVRSWMKRFTDIVGSLIGLFITGILLIPIALAIRLNSPGPIFFCQTRCGWMGQRFQIWKFRSMYIDAEARKAELEKQNQVEGAFFKIDNDPRVTKIGRFLRRTSLDELPQFWNVLKGDMSLVGTRPPTPDEVERYEVPEWQRLDVKPGMTGEWQVNGRSTIRKFEDVIRMDLQYQKNWSFIYDLKLIFRTVIILFNKNSGAV from the coding sequence ATGGCAATGAAAGTGCAGGGCTTCATGACTAGCCAACCCAAAGAGGTGAATTTTCCCCTAATGTTCTCAAATGACACGACAATTGTGCAGGTACCCACACGGTTAAGTGTGCTAGAGGCTGTAGCCTTTAAGCAGACCTGTCAAGAGATCGCCGAACGAACCCCCAACCCGGTGGAAATCATCATTGATTTTCATCAAACTATTTTCATGGATAGTAGTGGTTTAGGTGCTCTAGTTAGTAACTTCAAAATTGCTCAAGAAAAAAATATTAAATTTACACTTCGCAATGTGACCCCGCAGGTCACTGCGGTACTTAATCTTACAGGGTTAGACAAAGTTTTCAACCTAGAGTCTCCAGGGGAAACTCCATCCATCAACCGCCAATTTGAAGAGCAACTACCCGCCACTCATCCTTCTGTCCGTTCTTGGATGAAGCGGTTCACAGACATTGTGGGGTCATTAATCGGTTTGTTTATTACAGGAATTTTGTTGATTCCCATTGCTCTTGCTATTCGCCTTAATAGTCCAGGTCCGATTTTCTTCTGTCAAACCCGTTGTGGTTGGATGGGACAGCGCTTTCAGATTTGGAAATTTCGTTCAATGTATATTGATGCTGAAGCTCGCAAAGCTGAACTAGAGAAGCAAAACCAGGTAGAAGGGGCATTTTTTAAAATAGACAATGACCCGAGAGTTACCAAAATAGGTCGTTTTTTACGGCGTACTAGTTTAGACGAACTGCCACAATTTTGGAACGTGCTGAAAGGAGATATGAGTTTAGTAGGGACTAGACCACCTACGCCAGACGAAGTCGAGCGTTATGAGGTTCCAGAATGGCAGCGTTTGGATGTAAAACCTGGAATGACTGGAGAATGGCAAGTTAATGGTCGTTCTACTATTCGTAAATTTGAGGATGTCATTCGTATGGATTTGCAGTATCAGAAAAATTGGAGCTTCATATACGATCTGAAGCTGATTTTTAGAACAGTCATTATTTTGTTTAACAAAAATAGTGGCGCTGTTTGA
- a CDS encoding DUF3318 domain-containing protein — MTSYATSTARAEMSELRRLKGLLPPELQSWVTVEGTTEVNPLLIRSEEIGKDQVEIQIDLAKWDALAMDQRNLLFWHEVARIQNDTIPKDGWEMAALAIGLGGAVGELWVQDGLLLVLALALCGVSGWRLYQKNNGEKQLKELVEADEKAIALATRFGYTLPNAYKSLGSALKTLIDTTPGKRQRSKFEARLSSLKRSANKAKAKSKNLEEGAFDQ, encoded by the coding sequence ATGACATCTTATGCAACCTCCACTGCTAGAGCAGAAATGAGCGAACTCAGGCGGTTAAAAGGCTTGTTACCGCCAGAATTACAGAGCTGGGTTACGGTCGAAGGTACCACTGAGGTGAATCCACTCCTGATCCGTTCTGAAGAAATTGGTAAAGACCAGGTAGAAATTCAAATTGACTTGGCTAAATGGGATGCATTGGCGATGGATCAGCGCAACCTGTTATTCTGGCATGAAGTCGCTCGCATTCAAAATGATACTATTCCCAAAGATGGTTGGGAAATGGCCGCCCTCGCAATTGGTTTGGGGGGTGCTGTTGGCGAACTATGGGTTCAAGATGGCTTGCTGCTCGTACTGGCTTTGGCTTTGTGCGGCGTGTCAGGCTGGCGGCTATACCAAAAAAATAATGGCGAGAAGCAATTAAAAGAATTAGTAGAAGCTGATGAGAAGGCTATTGCCCTAGCAACTCGTTTTGGCTATACTCTTCCCAACGCCTACAAAAGCTTGGGTAGCGCTTTAAAAACTTTAATTGATACAACTCCTGGTAAACGTCAACGGTCTAAATTTGAAGCAAGGCTTTCCTCCCTCAAGCGCAGTGCCAATAAAGCAAAGGCAAAATCTAAGAATTTAGAAGAGGGAGCGTTTGACCAGTGA
- the rsfS gene encoding ribosome silencing factor, producing MTDYFPSNFPRQSVTVTNSSAGSPPIDDNDASGKMAFTIAEAGSDRKAGDIIILKVGDVSYLADYFVMMTGYSRVQVRAIADAVEHKIETELSRRPLRTEGKAEATWVVLDYGEVIVHVMFPKEREFYNLEAFWGHAERIEYITSATGARELE from the coding sequence ATGACTGATTATTTTCCATCAAATTTTCCAAGACAATCTGTCACAGTGACAAACAGTTCGGCAGGAAGCCCACCCATAGATGATAACGATGCGAGTGGGAAAATGGCTTTTACTATTGCCGAGGCAGGGTCTGACCGTAAAGCAGGTGATATTATCATACTTAAGGTAGGCGATGTCTCTTACTTAGCGGACTACTTTGTCATGATGACAGGCTATTCCAGGGTACAAGTCAGGGCGATAGCCGATGCAGTAGAACATAAAATAGAAACTGAGTTGTCAAGACGCCCTTTGCGGACAGAAGGGAAAGCAGAAGCAACATGGGTGGTGTTAGATTACGGCGAAGTTATTGTTCATGTTATGTTTCCCAAGGAACGGGAGTTTTATAATTTAGAAGCGTTCTGGGGACACGCAGAACGTATAGAGTATATAACATCCGCAACAGGAGCACGTGAACTGGAGTAA
- a CDS encoding esterase-like activity of phytase family protein, with the protein MIQMKHLLSAIGCSFIMSTLSIAGFASSARGISLASTLALPGESTDLFPFQGNSANINRLGYFSDLYYDRYNKVYYALGDRGPGGGVISYQTRVQKLTLDVNQNTGAISNFKVLETILFTKDGQNFNGLNPEKLNGNAGNLGLSFDPEGFAIAPNGNFYISDEYGPSVYEFKPDGSFVRAFATPQNLLPKEADGDLNFVDGRPTITNGRQDNRGFEGLTLSPDAKKLYTLLQDPLVNEGSPDGRVSRNLRLVEFDTATGQSTAQYIYEVESLASINERIPGTENDFGPNSQGRNIGISAITALNDTEFLVLERDNRGFGVEDPLGNIPVGSKRIYRIDLTGATDVSDVSLAGSNTLPTGVKSVGKTLFLDIAESLKADGQTIPEKFEGLAIGPQLSDGSYALLLGTDNDFSVTQNDDDVQFDVCTNNTQVTIDSDCPDGSSLIPAYLYSFKVSASELGKFIPPQKVPEPTATAGLMLLGLSSLLLKRRK; encoded by the coding sequence ATAATTCAAATGAAACATCTACTTTCCGCGATTGGCTGCTCGTTCATCATGTCTACTCTGAGTATTGCAGGGTTTGCATCATCAGCACGCGGTATTTCTCTTGCTAGCACTCTTGCCCTTCCCGGTGAAAGTACGGATTTATTCCCGTTTCAAGGCAACAGTGCCAATATTAATCGTTTGGGATATTTTTCCGATCTCTACTACGATCGCTATAACAAAGTGTACTATGCATTAGGCGATCGCGGTCCTGGTGGCGGAGTTATCTCCTACCAAACACGAGTACAAAAATTGACTCTAGATGTTAACCAAAACACTGGAGCCATATCCAACTTTAAGGTACTAGAGACCATTTTATTTACTAAAGATGGTCAGAATTTTAATGGTTTGAACCCCGAAAAACTCAATGGCAATGCAGGAAATTTAGGTCTCAGTTTCGATCCAGAGGGATTTGCCATTGCACCGAACGGCAATTTCTATATTTCTGACGAATACGGTCCCTCTGTATATGAATTCAAACCAGATGGTTCTTTTGTCAGAGCATTCGCAACGCCACAAAATCTCCTACCTAAAGAAGCTGATGGAGATCTCAACTTTGTTGATGGGCGTCCAACCATTACCAATGGTCGTCAGGATAACAGAGGATTTGAAGGGTTAACTCTTAGCCCAGATGCTAAAAAACTCTATACACTATTGCAAGATCCTCTAGTTAATGAGGGTTCCCCAGATGGAAGAGTCAGTCGCAATTTAAGGCTGGTAGAATTTGACACAGCAACAGGACAAAGTACGGCTCAGTACATTTATGAAGTCGAAAGTCTGGCAAGTATTAACGAGCGCATTCCTGGAACAGAAAATGATTTTGGACCCAACTCTCAAGGGCGTAATATTGGAATCAGTGCTATTACAGCCCTCAATGACACAGAATTCTTAGTGTTAGAAAGAGATAATCGCGGGTTTGGGGTAGAAGACCCATTAGGGAATATACCTGTTGGTAGCAAACGAATCTACAGGATTGACTTGACGGGCGCAACAGATGTGAGCGATGTCAGTTTGGCAGGAAGCAACACTTTACCAACAGGTGTTAAATCAGTTGGTAAAACCTTATTCTTAGATATTGCTGAATCTCTTAAGGCAGATGGGCAAACAATACCAGAAAAGTTTGAGGGTTTGGCGATCGGTCCTCAACTCAGTGATGGTTCCTACGCGCTCTTACTGGGAACTGATAATGACTTTAGCGTCACCCAAAATGATGACGATGTTCAATTCGATGTTTGTACTAACAATACTCAAGTCACAATTGACAGTGACTGTCCAGATGGTAGTTCTCTAATTCCTGCATACCTCTATTCATTCAAGGTAAGTGCTTCTGAATTAGGCAAATTTATTCCACCCCAAAAAGTACCCGAACCAACTGCAACTGCTGGGCTGATGTTGCTTGGTTTAAGTAGTTTATTACTCAAGCGACGCAAATAA
- a CDS encoding alpha/beta hydrolase: MSNYTTIINAIIQRTKAFEDDLPVKNNACRSKFFLHPHPTSKVCLFFHGFTAGPYQFEPIGKTLFDAGYNVLVPLQPGHGVAGNWDGDNPPPLSTEAEVYQEFALYWLELAQSLGEQVIVGGLSTGGNLAAWLSLERPQEINKSVLFAPYIGGTNLLVNLFVEILPIYYEWLNKDNPGNFGYKGFRVPALRIFLDMGEEMLDRVGKQPIAPIFVIVAESDRTINHEDLQDLFQTTLQRQPKSWYFFFDKLFDIPHTMMTQSEGNQYQDLLITIAKAYIESDITWAELMEIGHQILQGKTFEVVVEKLNLTQRISLDLSVVLAVMDKKIIIDAH; this comes from the coding sequence ATGTCTAATTATACGACTATAATAAATGCCATCATTCAACGGACTAAAGCTTTTGAAGATGACCTACCAGTAAAAAATAATGCTTGCCGCTCAAAGTTCTTTCTTCACCCACATCCAACTTCCAAGGTTTGCCTTTTTTTTCATGGATTTACGGCTGGTCCTTACCAGTTTGAACCTATAGGAAAAACCCTATTTGACGCTGGTTATAATGTTTTAGTTCCCTTACAGCCCGGTCATGGAGTTGCAGGAAATTGGGATGGTGATAATCCCCCTCCCCTTTCTACAGAGGCAGAAGTTTATCAAGAGTTTGCACTTTACTGGTTAGAACTTGCACAAAGTTTAGGGGAACAAGTCATAGTAGGAGGACTCTCTACAGGAGGAAATTTAGCCGCTTGGTTATCCCTAGAACGTCCTCAAGAAATTAACAAATCTGTACTATTCGCTCCTTATATTGGTGGAACGAACTTACTAGTAAATTTATTTGTGGAAATTTTGCCTATTTACTATGAATGGTTAAATAAAGATAATCCGGGAAATTTTGGCTACAAAGGTTTTCGCGTTCCGGCTTTACGGATTTTTCTAGATATGGGTGAAGAAATGCTCGACAGGGTGGGAAAGCAACCTATTGCACCAATTTTTGTGATTGTTGCGGAAAGCGATCGCACAATCAATCATGAGGATTTACAAGATTTGTTCCAAACTACACTTCAACGTCAACCTAAGTCCTGGTATTTTTTCTTTGATAAACTTTTTGATATTCCCCACACCATGATGACTCAATCTGAGGGTAATCAATACCAAGATTTACTCATTACTATAGCTAAAGCTTATATTGAGAGTGATATTACTTGGGCTGAGTTGATGGAAATTGGTCATCAAATACTGCAAGGAAAAACTTTTGAGGTTGTTGTTGAAAAACTCAATTTAACTCAACGAATTTCTTTAGATTTGTCTGTTGTGTTAGCCGTGATGGATAAGAAAATAATTATTGATGCTCATTAG
- a CDS encoding glycosyltransferase family 4 protein, protein MRILIYSYNYYPEPIGIAPLMTELAEGLVKRGHQVRVVTAMPNYPERQIYKEYRGKWYQTEYKNGVEIQRSYVWIRPQPNLLDRMLLDASYVFTSFFPALFGWRPDVILSTSPSLPSCLPTALLGVLHSCPVVLNLQDILPEAAVHVGLLKNKWLIRAFALLEKFAYSSATKISVIADGFVDNLRAKGVSGRKIVQIPNWVDTNFIRPLSKENNAFRAKHNLEGKFVISYSGNIALTQGLETVVKAAAMLRHIPEIAFVIVGEEKGLQRLQNACHESGADNVLLLPFQPRKALPEMLAAADVGLVVQKKNVISFNMPSKIQVLLASGRALIASVPKNGTAARAIKQSGGGVIVPPEDPQALANAILDLYQHPEKVKTLGYSSRKFAVEQYSFEQALSQYESLFYSLTEENSVIEPTIVSEQEV, encoded by the coding sequence ATGCGTATTTTGATTTACTCGTACAACTATTACCCAGAACCGATTGGTATTGCTCCCTTGATGACTGAACTCGCTGAGGGGTTAGTCAAGCGCGGACACCAAGTGCGTGTCGTTACCGCTATGCCTAACTACCCCGAACGTCAGATATACAAGGAATATCGGGGCAAGTGGTACCAAACCGAATACAAAAATGGGGTTGAAATCCAACGGAGTTATGTCTGGATTCGTCCACAGCCCAATCTGCTGGATAGAATGTTACTGGATGCAAGCTACGTGTTCACAAGTTTCTTCCCGGCGCTGTTTGGTTGGCGTCCAGATGTTATTCTTTCGACTTCTCCCTCTCTACCGAGTTGTCTGCCAACTGCCCTTCTTGGCGTGCTGCACAGCTGCCCTGTTGTCTTAAATCTTCAGGATATACTGCCAGAAGCGGCTGTTCACGTTGGTTTGTTGAAGAACAAGTGGCTCATTAGAGCGTTTGCATTACTAGAAAAATTTGCCTACTCAAGTGCTACCAAAATCAGTGTCATCGCTGACGGTTTTGTGGATAACTTGCGGGCTAAGGGCGTATCAGGAAGAAAAATAGTCCAAATTCCTAACTGGGTTGATACTAACTTTATTCGCCCTCTGTCTAAAGAAAATAATGCTTTCCGCGCCAAACACAATTTAGAGGGCAAATTTGTTATTTCATATTCTGGTAATATCGCTCTCACCCAAGGCTTGGAGACAGTTGTCAAAGCGGCGGCTATGCTGCGACATATTCCAGAGATTGCTTTTGTCATTGTTGGCGAAGAGAAAGGTTTACAGCGATTGCAGAACGCTTGTCATGAGTCAGGTGCAGATAATGTTTTACTACTGCCTTTTCAGCCCCGTAAAGCTTTGCCAGAGATGTTGGCTGCTGCTGACGTAGGTTTGGTTGTGCAGAAGAAAAATGTGATTTCTTTCAATATGCCCTCGAAAATTCAAGTTTTGCTGGCTAGTGGTAGGGCATTGATTGCTTCTGTTCCCAAAAATGGGACTGCAGCAAGAGCTATTAAACAAAGTGGCGGCGGGGTGATTGTCCCTCCAGAAGATCCACAAGCTTTAGCAAACGCAATTTTAGATTTGTATCAACATCCAGAAAAAGTCAAAACTTTGGGATATAGTAGCCGGAAATTTGCTGTTGAGCAATATTCTTTTGAGCAAGCCTTAAGCCAGTATGAATCACTGTTTTACTCACTGACAGAGGAGAACTCAGTTATTGAGCCAACAATTGTTTCGGAACAGGAAGTGTAA